A stretch of Kwoniella dendrophila CBS 6074 chromosome 2, complete sequence DNA encodes these proteins:
- a CDS encoding eukaryotic translation initiation factor 5A — MAEEEHHETFEAAGAGASKTFPMQCSALRKNGHVVIKGRPCKIIDMSTSKTGKHGHAKVHLVATDIFTGKKLEDISPSTHNMDVPNVRRQEYQLLDIQDGFLNLMDGDGNSKDDVKIPDSDLGEQIEKDFEAGKDLMVTIIAAMDEEQAISYKEAPQAA, encoded by the exons ATGGCTGAGGAAGAACACCACGAAACCTTCGAAGCTGCCGGTGCCGGTGCTTCCAAGACCTTCCC AATGCAATGTTCCGCTCTTAGAAAGAACGGTCACGTTGTCATTAAAGGAAGACCTTGTAAAATTATCGATATGTCCACCTCTAAAACTGGTAAACACGGTCACGCCAAAGTCCACCTTGTCGCTACCGAT ATCTTCACCGGTAAAAAACTCGAAGATATCTCTCCTTCCACCCACAACATGGATGTCCCTAACGTTAGAAGACAAGAGTACCAACTTCTCGATATCCAAGAT GGTTTCCTTAACTTAATGGACGGTGACGGTAACTCCAAAGATGATGTCAAAATCCCAGACTCTGACCTTGGtgaacaaattgaaaaagatttcGAAGCCGGTAAAGATCTTATGGTTACCATCATTGCTGCTATGG ACGAAGAACAAGCTATCTCATACAAAGAAGCTCCTCAAGCCGCTTAA